The DNA segment CCACTTTGGTATCAGTGTCTTCGGCGTCAGTGAGTTCCTTGGGCAGGGCTTCTTCAAGGGCGAGTCTGTTGCGCAGCCCGGTCAGAGTATCCCGATAGGCGAGCTGCATGGTACATTTATCCTGTTCCGGGTCATGGACCGTACAGAAATAGGCATTGTGGTCTGGGGAGAAAATAACGTTCCAGTTGAGCTTCAGGTATTTTTCATTCTTGCACATGAATCTGAAGGAAAAGGATGTGGAGCCGATGTCTGAAGTGATGAGTTGCTGCATGTCGGCAAGAACACGTTCCCGATCGTCAAAGTGGATATGTTCCATGAGGTAATTTCCCTGAAGATCCTCTCGGGAAATGCCTGTCACTCCTTCCCAATGAGTATTGACGTCTTCGAATTGTCCATCAATGGAGATGACGGCACACATGTCGGGAGAAAGAGACAACCATGCATACCGCTCGACGTAGAAGAGTCTTTGGAGCAGATAAGGGTCGAAATCTTCTTCGAAGAACAGGTTCATATCCATGGTCTCCGATACCGTTTTTCGGTATTTTACACCAGAAGAAATTTTGATAGTTGACAAAAATGTCACGCAAGGGAGGCTTGAAAGCACACTCTCCCAAACAATGCCCGCCCTATAATAGGGATATTGCTCTGTATCAGTCTGATATGTCGAGAAGAGGAGAAGGAGGAAATAATGGTATGAAACAATGGCTTCGACTTGTATTCATTCTTGTGGGTATCTTGTCTTGGGGACCGTATACGGCGGCGGCTGACGGTATATGTACAACCATTCCGTGGGGTGAGAAACTCTCAGCGGTGCAGAATCTTACCTATTCCGGCACAGCTTCGGGGATTTTGTATTACACTGTTACCAGAGTCGAGACCTGTGGCCTGTCCAGGCTTGAGGGGAGTCGTGTCACCTACGGATTTCGTCATGAACGTCTGTACTCGACCCTTGTTGAGATCGACAGGACAGATGACCTGCGCAAGATTGTTTCTTTATTTGTAGAAACCTACGGACTGCCTGAGACCAGGCTGGAAGACGGGTGGGATGTTTCCCTCTGGGAGAATGACGATCTCAGGATCAAGCTCAAAAGCCAGTATGCAACAGGTCGGGTCAAGATTGGCATGTACTATAAGCCCTTGATGCTAAAAGGCGAGCACTGATTGTAGGTTACAATACTCGGCGCGCACCGAGAAAGCGTTTGTGCCAATAGCTGTTGAGCAGAGGGGATTCCATGACCCGCTTTCCTGAGCTGGGAGAGTGGACAAATGTTCTCCTGTCAGTGACTATCCCGACGTGTAGTCCCTTTTTGCCTTTGTCCACCTGATAAAAAATCAGGTCACCGGGGCGGATGTCGGTATATTTGACAGTCTGCCCCCAGCCGAATTGTTGCCATGACAGACGGGGTATTCTGATACCGTGTTGGCGAAAGACGAAATAGACGAAGCCGGAACAGTCAAATCCTGTACTCGGACTGGTTCCACCCCATTTGTACGGCGCTCCGATAAGGCTCCTCGCAGTCCGAATAATTGGTGCAGCCTTGGTGGGGACCGTTCTTGAAGCCGTGGAGACTTCGGCCTGATGTGCTCCGGGCGGGGTATACTTTTTTTGGGCGGCGCATCCCCCGGCCAACAGCAACACAAGCATCAGGCAAGCCGTGGAGAATATGCCTGTATGGTGCTTGTGTCGCTGGGCAGAGATACGGGACATTCGGCTCTCTTATCGTACTCGGATAAAAGATTTGACGCCGCGAGTGCCGGGCACTGACTTGGCATGGGCGATGGCTTCATCCCGTTCCTTTTCCGTCCCAACAAGCCCGAGCATGATGATTTTGCACTGCACTATCTCGACATCAATATTGGTGGACCAGATGTCCTTGTCTCCGACCAGTTTGTTCTTGAGCTTGGCCGCAATATCCATGGTGTCCATTGTTCCGCAAAGATCATCTTCCCGCTTGGGCAAAAAATAGGTGGTGACGGTTTTGACGCCTTTCACTCCCTTGGCAATGGAGACAGCCTTGTCCACCTGGGCATGGCTGTCATATTCGCCAACCAGATAGACATTGCCTTCGTAGCTGTATGCGTCAAAGTCGAGGAATTTGATGGTATCATCTTTCAGAAACTGTTCTTCAATGAGAAAGGATATTTTTCTGTCGCTGGTGTAGGTGCCGACATTGCGTTCTTCCACGGCTACATCGTATACGGCGCACCCGCCGATAAACTGGACTGCCAACATGATCAATGTGAATGACAAGAATACGGAGCGTCTCATGAATTCCCCCTGAGAATTTCTAGGTAATGTCTTTGTATCGGTTTTGCGCACTGGGAGCAACTTCATTAGGCAAGCAGAGCGAGCGCTGATTGCAACATGGTATCGGGAATCGACCATGGCCCTGTCCATGGAGGAGCCAGGCTGAAGTCATGCCCGTCGATCCGCATGCTGTAGCAATGCAGTCGCATGGTTCGGTGCTGGTTCTTTTCGCCATATTTATGGTCGCCCACCACAGGATGATTCCGTGAGGCGAGTTGGA comes from the Pseudodesulfovibrio piezophilus C1TLV30 genome and includes:
- a CDS encoding sensor domain-containing diguanylate cyclase; amino-acid sequence: MDMNLFFEEDFDPYLLQRLFYVERYAWLSLSPDMCAVISIDGQFEDVNTHWEGVTGISREDLQGNYLMEHIHFDDRERVLADMQQLITSDIGSTSFSFRFMCKNEKYLKLNWNVIFSPDHNAYFCTVHDPEQDKCTMQLAYRDTLTGLRNRLALEEALPKELTDAEDTDTKVAIVFIDLDGFKEVNDNLGHKAGDTLLVRAARRMNHVVAQHGVTYRQGGDEFIVILPRADRSMAAALAGQLVERLRTHYVIEGDRVNTGASIGIALYPTDGESVESIMDAADKAMYQVKRKGKNNFAFYDKQENA
- a CDS encoding C40 family peptidase, with protein sequence MSRISAQRHKHHTGIFSTACLMLVLLLAGGCAAQKKYTPPGAHQAEVSTASRTVPTKAAPIIRTARSLIGAPYKWGGTSPSTGFDCSGFVYFVFRQHGIRIPRLSWQQFGWGQTVKYTDIRPGDLIFYQVDKGKKGLHVGIVTDRRTFVHSPSSGKRVMESPLLNSYWHKRFLGARRVL
- a CDS encoding BON domain-containing protein; its protein translation is MRRSVFLSFTLIMLAVQFIGGCAVYDVAVEERNVGTYTSDRKISFLIEEQFLKDDTIKFLDFDAYSYEGNVYLVGEYDSHAQVDKAVSIAKGVKGVKTVTTYFLPKREDDLCGTMDTMDIAAKLKNKLVGDKDIWSTNIDVEIVQCKIIMLGLVGTEKERDEAIAHAKSVPGTRGVKSFIRVR